A section of the Alkalihalobacillus sp. LMS39 genome encodes:
- a CDS encoding GMC family oxidoreductase N-terminal domain-containing protein translates to MSHHYDVIIIGSGGGGAVAAKELGELGIKTIVLDAGPWYGNKKWPYPNSVRGAETSCDPDDLDVNLYRSHLTRREQDMNDPITGKLRWGPADRRRSPWYRNIPDQALLWQVAGIGGTTLHYYGNSPRAYPASINNHWPIRYEELIPYYEKVEAILPVEFAPTTSKEQLFYYGAEKAGFSLIPTLDVTEVGYRPQPNAILPPNERLMDENYSLEEISHMEGCTLSGHCGQGCPYGPSVEKAAKRSTNVSYVPLAMKTGNVTFRPNAFATKVLTEKLPNGEEQAFGVQYRDTWTGETEEVQAKIVIMAAGCVETPRLWLNSDLPFNHWVGRGLTNHYMDAVTGTFDEQQLMKILGTPSVYPFIGHTSGARLDYPGLGMIENLGESPGLSAQMLYGFSQAGYNKFHSEQKADEQGRLVGTELKEAMNDYRNSLSLLIITGDEVQYNNRVELDPHIKDEHGQVPIVKYTPSKQDEWKRNELVKIGMTMLEQAGAKSIHRSDLPPNLYIHLESTMRMGYVVDSTCEAYQVKRLFIADNSVHYNSIGGVNPTLTTQALTTRTIELMVEKYF, encoded by the coding sequence ATGAGTCATCATTATGATGTTATTATTATTGGGTCTGGTGGTGGAGGTGCTGTTGCGGCAAAAGAACTAGGAGAGTTGGGTATAAAGACGATTGTTCTTGATGCTGGCCCTTGGTATGGGAATAAAAAATGGCCTTATCCTAATTCAGTCCGCGGGGCAGAAACGAGTTGTGATCCTGATGACTTAGATGTGAATTTATATAGAAGTCATTTAACAAGGCGGGAACAGGATATGAACGATCCGATTACCGGTAAATTACGGTGGGGCCCTGCTGACCGCAGACGATCACCATGGTATCGAAATATTCCAGATCAAGCCTTATTATGGCAAGTAGCTGGAATCGGAGGAACGACACTTCATTATTATGGGAATAGTCCAAGAGCTTATCCTGCTAGTATTAATAATCATTGGCCGATTCGCTATGAGGAGCTTATTCCTTATTATGAAAAAGTAGAAGCAATATTACCAGTGGAATTTGCCCCGACAACATCGAAAGAACAATTGTTTTATTATGGGGCGGAAAAGGCGGGCTTTTCGTTAATTCCTACTTTAGACGTGACAGAAGTTGGTTATCGACCACAACCGAATGCGATTTTGCCCCCAAATGAACGTTTAATGGATGAAAATTATTCACTAGAAGAGATAAGTCATATGGAAGGCTGTACGTTAAGTGGACATTGTGGGCAAGGCTGCCCATACGGTCCTTCTGTAGAAAAAGCTGCGAAACGATCCACAAATGTAAGTTATGTGCCGTTAGCGATGAAAACAGGAAATGTTACGTTCAGACCGAATGCATTTGCGACAAAAGTATTAACAGAAAAGTTGCCTAACGGGGAGGAGCAAGCATTCGGTGTGCAATATCGAGATACATGGACTGGAGAGACCGAAGAAGTTCAAGCAAAAATTGTCATTATGGCTGCTGGCTGTGTGGAAACACCAAGGCTTTGGTTGAATTCTGATTTGCCTTTTAATCATTGGGTTGGCAGAGGGTTAACAAATCATTATATGGATGCAGTTACCGGGACATTTGATGAACAGCAGCTTATGAAAATTCTCGGAACGCCTTCCGTTTATCCTTTTATCGGTCATACTTCAGGAGCGAGGTTAGATTATCCTGGATTAGGTATGATTGAAAATTTAGGGGAAAGTCCAGGATTGTCAGCTCAAATGTTATATGGCTTTAGCCAAGCGGGTTATAATAAATTCCATAGTGAACAAAAAGCAGATGAGCAGGGAAGATTGGTTGGAACTGAATTAAAAGAGGCAATGAATGATTATCGTAATTCCTTATCTTTGCTTATTATTACAGGAGATGAAGTTCAATATAATAACAGGGTGGAGTTAGACCCTCATATAAAAGATGAGCATGGTCAAGTTCCAATTGTGAAGTATACACCAAGTAAACAAGATGAGTGGAAGCGAAATGAACTCGTCAAAATAGGAATGACAATGTTAGAACAAGCGGGGGCAAAATCAATTCATCGAAGTGATTTACCGCCAAATTTATATATCCATTTGGAAAGTACGATGAGAATGGGATATGTCGTTGATTCGACATGTGAAGCATACCAAGTGAAACGCTTATTTATTGCTGATAATAGCGTTCATTATAATTCAATAGGAGGAGTGAATCCAACGCTAACAACACAAGCTTTAACGACACGGACAATAGAACTGATGGTGGAAAAATATTTTTAA
- a CDS encoding YhgE/Pip domain-containing protein gives MKNIWSIFKQDLLNIKRVPLVGILLIGLAILPSLYAWFNLGAAWDPYANTQGVEVAVVNEDIGTEIDDTYINIGEELIENLSENENLGWKFVSREEAEKGVRYGDYYASIYINETFSHDLVQVLEGTPVQAEVLYEVNEKVNAIAPKMTSAGASTIVKEINDQFRVETSKVIFQEFDKLGVKLEEELPTFRKMKQIVYSLEERLPEVNEFGQWVIALDEDWEQVEKSVEQLLALEDVFPQIYDGAEHIYKLEQQFPRINRIGDGILQLEEAIPEIEQAVGELNQINEHFSQISDSLQEALEKTSLAQETITAILDSLPDVEQRSTLIQDYMEALDTFANEVSSVAPPVVDTLAQQLLFINQTASSLEQTLTLLEDEEKAEEAIEALRRLNEELQSHISAMESAIEMYTKLYELTNDEGLVTVIEGLTRMKDVLVRAQHDVAFILARMESGEPIGTDRLKQAQDKVKQIEKRSNELYMTLTNEGVQTIERAVEQAQANLSKAQLSVEDAHHQIQNIETVLLHAEKITIAGEETIRELLHDFPEIEKKITEMTERIEQDIPVVIDVIESLSTFVKNDLPVLEGHIKQVSDLLKEDVPRIEKNYARLAKIVEENVPVFQDSIKELADFSRKQLPEMEENIGDAADRIREIEKDDRINQIITALRNDLDEESEFFASPVDLIEEELFPIPNYGSANVPFYTTLSLWVGALLLSNLISTNLHKADIREHYTLRQIYFGRMILFLIVGMLQGLCVSIGNLTILGIYAAHPFLLIVFSVVIAIVFMTIVYTLASILGNIGKALAIVLLVLQLSSGGGTFPIEVAPPFYQLIHPFMPFAYAINLLREAVGGIIPALVWKNLFALSCFWVLAIIVGCLLKPLLAARIQETYEKSKSSRLVE, from the coding sequence ATGAAAAACATCTGGAGTATTTTCAAGCAAGATCTTCTAAATATTAAACGAGTCCCACTCGTCGGTATATTGCTGATTGGGTTAGCGATTCTACCTTCCTTGTATGCATGGTTTAATTTAGGGGCCGCTTGGGACCCTTATGCCAATACACAAGGGGTTGAGGTTGCGGTAGTGAACGAAGACATCGGAACAGAAATAGATGACACATATATTAATATCGGAGAAGAACTTATTGAAAATCTTTCAGAAAATGAAAACTTAGGCTGGAAATTTGTGTCTAGAGAAGAGGCAGAAAAAGGAGTTCGATATGGAGATTACTATGCAAGTATTTACATCAATGAAACTTTTTCTCATGACTTAGTTCAAGTTTTAGAAGGAACTCCTGTTCAAGCGGAAGTGCTGTATGAAGTTAATGAAAAGGTCAATGCGATTGCGCCGAAAATGACATCGGCTGGAGCATCAACCATTGTGAAAGAAATCAATGACCAATTCAGAGTGGAAACATCAAAAGTGATTTTTCAAGAGTTTGACAAGCTTGGAGTAAAGCTTGAAGAAGAACTGCCTACGTTTCGGAAAATGAAACAAATCGTTTATTCTTTAGAAGAACGACTTCCTGAAGTGAATGAATTTGGCCAATGGGTTATTGCTCTTGATGAGGATTGGGAGCAAGTTGAAAAAAGTGTGGAGCAATTATTAGCACTTGAAGATGTATTTCCTCAAATTTATGATGGAGCCGAACATATATACAAGCTTGAGCAACAGTTTCCACGAATAAATAGAATTGGTGACGGAATCCTTCAATTAGAAGAAGCCATTCCTGAAATTGAGCAAGCTGTTGGAGAGCTAAATCAAATTAATGAACATTTCTCACAAATCTCAGATTCATTGCAAGAGGCTTTAGAGAAAACAAGTCTCGCCCAAGAAACAATTACAGCTATACTAGACAGCTTACCAGACGTTGAACAGCGATCTACACTCATCCAAGATTACATGGAGGCCCTTGATACGTTTGCAAATGAGGTAAGTAGTGTGGCGCCCCCAGTTGTTGACACATTAGCCCAACAACTATTATTTATCAATCAAACTGCATCATCACTTGAACAGACACTTACATTGTTAGAAGACGAAGAAAAAGCAGAAGAGGCTATCGAAGCTTTACGTCGACTAAACGAGGAGTTACAATCCCATATCAGCGCTATGGAAAGCGCCATTGAGATGTATACGAAATTATATGAATTAACAAATGATGAAGGGTTAGTCACAGTCATTGAAGGTTTAACACGAATGAAAGATGTTCTTGTTCGTGCACAACATGACGTCGCATTCATTCTTGCTCGAATGGAATCAGGTGAACCAATAGGAACAGACCGGCTTAAACAAGCTCAAGATAAGGTGAAGCAAATAGAGAAACGTTCGAATGAACTTTATATGACTTTAACAAATGAAGGAGTTCAAACGATAGAAAGGGCGGTTGAACAAGCACAAGCAAATTTATCAAAAGCTCAACTATCAGTTGAAGATGCACATCACCAAATTCAAAATATAGAAACCGTATTATTACATGCAGAAAAAATAACAATAGCTGGAGAAGAAACCATTCGAGAGCTGCTACATGATTTTCCAGAGATTGAGAAGAAAATAACTGAAATGACAGAAAGAATAGAACAGGATATCCCTGTTGTTATTGATGTCATTGAGTCATTAAGTACGTTTGTCAAAAATGATTTGCCTGTTCTTGAAGGCCATATTAAACAAGTGTCAGATTTATTAAAAGAAGATGTTCCTCGTATCGAGAAAAATTATGCTAGATTAGCGAAAATAGTCGAAGAGAATGTCCCTGTTTTTCAAGATTCTATCAAAGAGCTAGCGGATTTTAGTCGAAAACAGTTACCTGAAATGGAAGAAAACATTGGTGATGCTGCCGATAGAATCCGAGAAATTGAAAAAGATGACCGTATTAATCAAATCATTACAGCTCTTCGAAATGATTTGGATGAAGAAAGTGAATTTTTTGCAAGTCCAGTTGATTTAATAGAAGAAGAGTTATTTCCCATTCCGAATTATGGGTCCGCCAATGTTCCTTTTTATACGACACTAAGTCTTTGGGTAGGAGCATTATTGCTATCAAATTTAATTAGTACAAATCTTCATAAAGCAGATATTCGAGAGCATTATACGTTACGTCAAATCTATTTTGGTCGGATGATTTTATTTCTCATCGTCGGTATGTTACAAGGACTTTGTGTAAGTATTGGGAATTTAACAATACTCGGTATTTACGCCGCACACCCGTTTTTATTAATCGTCTTTTCTGTTGTAATCGCCATTGTATTTATGACCATTGTGTACACTCTTGCCTCCATATTAGGGAATATCGGAAAGGCATTGGCGATAGTTCTCCTAGTTCTTCAATTATCGAGTGGGGGAGGAACGTTTCCAATTGAAGTAGCTCCACCGTTTTATCAACTCATTCATCCTTTTATGCCATTCGCATATGCAATTAACTTGTTACGTGAAGCGGTTGGGGGGATTATTCCTGCGCTTGTTTGGAAAAACCTTTTCGCTCTTTCCTGCTTTTGGGTGCTTGCAATAATCGTTGGCTGTTTATTGAAGCCTCTATTAGCAGCAAGGATTCAAGAGACATATGAAAAGTCGAAGTCGAGTCGGTTAGTTGAGTAG
- a CDS encoding protein adenylyltransferase SelO, protein MPNNQSNQVGWNLDNSYAKLPGTFYSKLEPNSVQSPALIKLNSTLAESLGLREEELQRQEALEVFAGNQTPEQAEPLAQAYAGHQFGHFTMLGDGRAILLGEQLTPEGERFDIQLKGSGRTPYSRGGDGRAALGPMLREYIISEAMYALGIPTTRSLAVVTTGEPVYREIELPGAILTRVAASHIRVGTFQYAAKWGTHEELQTLADYTIQRHYPTIDIAAENRYVLFLREVIKRQAALIAKWQNVGFIHGVMNTDNMTICGETIDYGPCAFMDTYHPETVFSSIDRQGRYAYGNQPFIGGWNLARFAETLLPLFHENEEEAVKIAQEEISTYMDIYEEYWLEGMRKKLGIITKEKEDKDLIEQLLTMMQQHQADFTNTFRTLTLDKKEDLAFSESDSFLQWYKKWQDRLDSQGEAKEVVIQTMKQSNPAVIPRNYRVEEALEAAVEEDDYSVMERLLDVLLQPYEYEKVEDKFCTLPPNSSQPYRTYCGT, encoded by the coding sequence ATGCCAAATAATCAATCAAATCAAGTCGGTTGGAACTTAGACAATAGTTATGCCAAGCTTCCAGGGACGTTTTATTCCAAGTTAGAACCCAATTCGGTTCAATCACCAGCATTAATCAAGCTTAATTCAACTTTGGCTGAATCACTAGGGTTAAGGGAAGAAGAATTACAAAGACAAGAAGCGCTTGAGGTTTTTGCTGGAAACCAAACTCCCGAACAAGCTGAACCATTAGCACAGGCTTATGCTGGGCATCAATTTGGGCATTTTACAATGCTAGGAGATGGACGGGCTATTTTACTAGGTGAACAACTAACACCAGAAGGGGAGCGTTTTGATATCCAATTAAAAGGTTCTGGGCGAACACCCTATTCCCGTGGCGGCGACGGTCGAGCTGCACTTGGACCTATGTTACGTGAATACATTATTAGTGAAGCAATGTATGCTCTCGGAATCCCAACAACCCGAAGTTTAGCGGTTGTGACAACAGGTGAACCTGTATACCGTGAGATTGAGCTGCCCGGTGCAATTTTAACTCGTGTTGCCGCCAGTCATATTAGAGTAGGAACGTTTCAGTATGCAGCGAAATGGGGTACTCATGAAGAATTGCAAACATTAGCTGATTATACGATACAACGCCATTATCCGACTATCGACATTGCGGCTGAAAACCGATATGTGTTATTTCTTCGTGAAGTGATAAAACGACAGGCGGCTTTAATAGCAAAATGGCAGAATGTTGGATTTATTCATGGTGTGATGAATACCGATAATATGACGATATGTGGGGAAACCATTGATTATGGTCCTTGCGCCTTTATGGATACGTATCATCCTGAGACGGTTTTTAGTTCAATCGATAGACAAGGGCGATATGCATACGGTAATCAGCCTTTTATCGGCGGCTGGAATTTAGCCAGGTTTGCAGAAACATTATTGCCGTTGTTCCATGAAAATGAAGAAGAAGCTGTAAAGATTGCACAAGAGGAAATCTCAACATACATGGATATTTATGAAGAGTACTGGCTTGAAGGAATGAGAAAGAAACTTGGCATCATCACTAAGGAAAAAGAGGATAAGGACCTAATTGAGCAGCTGCTAACGATGATGCAACAACACCAAGCTGATTTTACAAATACGTTCCGCACTCTCACATTGGATAAAAAAGAGGACCTTGCGTTTTCAGAATCTGACTCTTTTTTACAATGGTATAAAAAGTGGCAAGACCGATTAGACAGTCAAGGTGAAGCTAAAGAAGTTGTAATTCAAACGATGAAGCAATCAAACCCAGCTGTCATTCCCCGAAATTATCGTGTTGAGGAAGCACTTGAAGCCGCAGTGGAAGAAGATGACTATAGCGTGATGGAGAGGCTATTAGATGTTCTTTTACAACCATACGAATATGAGAAAGTAGAAGATAAATTTTGTACATTACCGCCAAATTCAAGTCAACCATATCGAACATACTGTGGTACGTAG
- a CDS encoding TetR/AcrR family transcriptional regulator — MENEKKKWIVEAATKSFSLFGYKATTMDQVAKIAKVGKGTIYTYFSTKEELLKAIIEDIGRQMRDVATQSIDPKASFISNFSAALGGVVAFREKHELTIKLFQEVKEIGTPAVVDALQSLEVEICDFIEASIIKAIEKGELKECNPKITAFLMFKMYINLVNDWKERHEPLPKEEVARLIEMYFMDGLAT, encoded by the coding sequence ATGGAAAATGAGAAAAAGAAATGGATAGTAGAAGCAGCAACAAAATCGTTTTCGCTTTTTGGTTATAAAGCAACGACGATGGATCAAGTGGCGAAAATAGCGAAAGTTGGAAAAGGAACAATTTATACGTATTTCTCAACAAAAGAAGAGCTGTTAAAAGCGATCATTGAAGATATTGGTAGGCAAATGAGAGACGTGGCAACACAATCCATCGACCCTAAAGCATCATTTATAAGCAACTTTAGTGCAGCATTAGGAGGAGTTGTTGCATTCCGTGAAAAACATGAATTAACGATTAAGCTTTTTCAAGAAGTAAAAGAAATTGGCACGCCAGCCGTTGTCGATGCACTGCAATCGCTAGAAGTAGAAATATGTGATTTTATTGAAGCTAGTATTATTAAAGCGATTGAAAAAGGAGAACTGAAGGAATGCAATCCGAAAATTACGGCTTTCCTTATGTTTAAAATGTATATTAACTTAGTGAATGATTGGAAAGAACGGCATGAACCGCTTCCTAAAGAAGAAGTAGCAAGATTAATAGAAATGTATTTTATGGATGGACTAGCGACATAA
- a CDS encoding radical SAM/SPASM domain-containing protein, giving the protein MKKFKKFYLEITSVCNLACSFCPPTERQKQFLSVADFSKRLDEIKPYTDYIYLHVKGEPLLHPKIDQLLDISHEKGFKVNITTNGTLIEKNKHKLLNKPALRQMNFSLHSFDGHAGSKDKEGYVNSILSFIKEMTSQSNTIFSLRLWNLTPDNTTNVIKQQNRKILEMIETEFNLPYKIEEKVVPGSGVKIAERIYINQDIEFKWPALHEEEDDGKGFCYGLRNQAGILANGTVIPCCLDGEGVINLGNINQSSFSDIIEGDRAKTIVDGFSQRVAVEELCRKCGYRKRFGK; this is encoded by the coding sequence TTGAAAAAATTCAAGAAATTTTATTTAGAGATTACAAGTGTTTGTAATCTTGCCTGTAGCTTTTGTCCACCAACAGAACGACAAAAGCAATTTTTATCAGTAGCCGATTTCTCAAAACGGTTAGATGAAATTAAACCATACACAGACTATATTTATTTGCATGTAAAAGGAGAGCCACTTCTCCATCCGAAAATTGATCAGCTTCTAGATATAAGCCATGAAAAAGGTTTTAAAGTGAACATTACAACAAATGGCACATTAATAGAAAAAAATAAACATAAATTGCTCAATAAACCGGCCTTACGCCAAATGAATTTTTCTTTGCACAGCTTTGATGGACATGCCGGGTCAAAGGATAAAGAAGGATATGTCAACTCAATTCTTTCCTTTATAAAAGAAATGACAAGTCAATCAAATACTATTTTCTCACTCCGTTTATGGAATTTGACTCCAGACAATACGACAAATGTCATCAAACAACAAAACCGAAAAATATTAGAGATGATTGAAACAGAATTTAATCTTCCATATAAAATAGAAGAAAAAGTAGTACCAGGTAGTGGCGTGAAAATTGCGGAGCGAATTTACATTAATCAAGATATCGAATTTAAATGGCCTGCCTTACATGAAGAGGAGGATGATGGGAAAGGGTTTTGTTATGGCTTACGAAATCAAGCCGGCATTTTAGCAAACGGAACCGTTATTCCTTGCTGCTTAGATGGAGAAGGTGTGATTAATCTAGGCAATATCAATCAATCTTCCTTTTCAGATATTATAGAAGGCGACAGAGCGAAAACAATCGTTGATGGATTTTCACAACGAGTTGCTGTGGAAGAGCTTTGTCGAAAATGTGGGTATCGAAAGCGGTTTGGCAAGTAG
- a CDS encoding glutamine--tRNA ligase/YqeY domain fusion protein, giving the protein MEHNSSNFIRNIIKEDLESGKRNHVITRFPPEPNGYLHIGHAKSIVINFDLADEFNGKTNLRFDDTNPLKEDVEYVNAIKEDVEWLGYKWDGLFYASNYFQEMYERAVLLIKKGKAYVDDLSQEEIRAHRGTLTEPGKDSPYRNRTIEENLDLFERMRKGEFGNGEKVLRAKIDMNSPNINMRDPVIYRISHATHHNTGDEWCIYPMYSFAHPIEDAIEDVTHSICTTEFEDQRPLYNWIVEQCEMSSTPQQIEFGRLNITNAVMSKRKLKQLVDEGFVDGWDDPRMPTISGLRRRGYTPDAIRAFVRETGVSKGSGTVDSQMLDHFVREDLKMSAPRTMGVLRPLKVVITNYPEGQVEMLDAEINPENPEMGTRQIPFSKEIYIEQEDFMEDPPKKYFRLFPGNEVRLKHAYFIKCEDVIKDEDGNVVEIHCTYDPETKSGTGFTGRKVKGTLHWVEATQAVPAEFRLYEPLILSEDPTEVEEETEAEEEKTFLDQVNPNSLQVLKGFVEPNMKDVKPQEKFQFFRHGYFNVDPKETSANNTVFNLIVSLKSSFKL; this is encoded by the coding sequence TTGGAGCATAATTCTTCAAATTTTATCCGAAATATTATAAAAGAAGATTTAGAATCGGGAAAACGGAACCATGTCATCACACGTTTTCCGCCAGAACCGAACGGATATTTACATATTGGGCATGCGAAGTCAATTGTCATTAATTTTGACTTAGCGGATGAGTTTAATGGAAAAACAAATTTACGTTTTGATGACACAAACCCGCTAAAGGAAGATGTAGAATATGTCAATGCCATTAAAGAAGATGTGGAATGGCTTGGATATAAATGGGACGGTTTATTTTACGCATCAAATTATTTCCAAGAGATGTATGAACGAGCGGTTCTTCTCATTAAAAAAGGAAAAGCATATGTTGATGACCTGTCCCAAGAAGAAATACGTGCACATCGAGGAACATTAACAGAACCAGGGAAAGACAGTCCATATCGAAATCGTACGATTGAAGAAAATCTAGATTTGTTTGAGCGCATGCGTAAAGGTGAGTTTGGAAATGGTGAAAAAGTATTGCGTGCAAAAATTGATATGAATTCCCCAAATATTAATATGCGTGATCCTGTTATTTACCGTATTTCACATGCCACACATCATAACACAGGAGACGAGTGGTGTATTTATCCAATGTACTCTTTTGCACATCCGATTGAGGATGCAATAGAGGATGTCACTCATTCGATTTGTACTACCGAATTTGAAGACCAACGCCCATTATATAATTGGATTGTTGAACAATGTGAGATGTCGAGCACGCCACAACAAATTGAATTTGGCCGTTTAAATATTACAAATGCAGTCATGAGTAAGCGGAAGTTAAAGCAACTTGTAGATGAAGGCTTTGTCGATGGATGGGACGATCCACGAATGCCAACGATTTCAGGGTTGCGTCGCAGAGGATATACTCCAGATGCAATTCGTGCTTTTGTTCGAGAAACAGGAGTATCTAAAGGTTCAGGTACGGTTGACTCTCAAATGTTAGATCATTTTGTGCGTGAAGACTTAAAAATGAGTGCGCCGCGTACAATGGGAGTGTTACGCCCGTTAAAAGTCGTCATTACGAACTATCCGGAAGGTCAAGTAGAAATGCTTGATGCTGAAATTAATCCGGAAAACCCTGAAATGGGAACGAGACAAATTCCGTTTTCTAAAGAAATATATATTGAGCAAGAAGACTTTATGGAAGATCCACCGAAAAAATATTTCCGACTTTTTCCTGGAAATGAAGTGAGGTTAAAGCATGCTTATTTTATTAAGTGTGAAGATGTGATTAAAGATGAAGATGGCAATGTCGTCGAAATCCATTGTACGTATGACCCAGAAACAAAAAGTGGAACAGGTTTTACCGGTCGTAAAGTGAAAGGGACATTGCATTGGGTTGAAGCAACACAAGCGGTTCCGGCAGAGTTTCGTTTATATGAACCACTCATTTTAAGCGAAGACCCGACTGAAGTCGAAGAAGAGACAGAAGCTGAAGAGGAAAAAACATTCTTAGACCAAGTGAATCCAAACTCCCTACAAGTGTTAAAAGGGTTTGTGGAACCAAACATGAAGGATGTTAAACCACAAGAAAAGTTTCAATTTTTTAGACACGGATATTTTAATGTAGACCCAAAAGAAACATCAGCCAATAACACTGTGTTTAATTTAATTGTTTCATTAAAAAGTTCATTTAAACTATAA
- a CDS encoding aminopeptidase yields MSIQLQQLAQTVVTYSINVQPGENVYIHALDLKDTDVLLPFIEEIYKAGGHVFVDISNYQLNRKMMLLGSEEQFTLDAKFKLEKVKEMDAIIFLLGEDNVSEYADVPAEKRNRFRQAYKAVSDEEVKKKWVVFNYPTKAYAQLAGMSTEAYTNFVYETCTADYSKLSKAMNALVELMEKTDNVRIVAPNTDLQFSIKGIPAIKCDGKVNLPDGEVFTAPIKDSVNGTISFNTKAMYSGQTFDNVQLTFKDGKVIDCTNDQRLIDLLDSDEGSRYLGEFAIGLNPHINNIMNDIGFDEKINGSVHFALGDAYEDADNGNKSSIHWDIVLLLKPEFGGGEIYFDDRLISKDGRFVVEELLGLNPEALR; encoded by the coding sequence ATGTCCATACAATTGCAACAACTCGCGCAAACCGTTGTCACCTATTCCATTAACGTTCAACCTGGAGAAAATGTGTATATTCACGCACTCGATTTAAAAGACACAGATGTGTTACTACCGTTTATCGAAGAAATTTATAAAGCAGGTGGTCATGTTTTTGTTGATATCTCAAACTATCAGTTAAATCGAAAAATGATGCTACTTGGCTCTGAAGAACAATTTACGCTTGATGCTAAATTCAAACTAGAGAAAGTAAAAGAAATGGATGCGATTATTTTTTTATTAGGGGAAGATAATGTTTCTGAATATGCAGATGTTCCTGCTGAAAAAAGAAATCGTTTTCGCCAAGCATACAAAGCAGTTAGTGATGAAGAAGTAAAAAAGAAATGGGTCGTCTTTAACTATCCAACAAAGGCGTATGCCCAACTTGCCGGGATGAGTACAGAGGCATATACGAATTTTGTGTATGAAACATGCACAGCAGACTATAGCAAATTATCAAAAGCGATGAATGCGCTTGTTGAATTAATGGAGAAGACAGACAACGTTCGTATAGTAGCACCAAACACTGATTTACAATTTTCCATTAAAGGAATACCAGCGATAAAGTGTGATGGAAAAGTGAATTTACCCGATGGTGAAGTCTTCACAGCCCCTATTAAAGATTCTGTTAACGGAACGATATCCTTTAATACGAAAGCGATGTATAGTGGCCAAACGTTTGATAATGTTCAACTTACATTTAAAGACGGAAAAGTAATTGATTGCACAAACGATCAAAGGTTAATAGACTTATTAGATAGTGATGAAGGTTCACGTTATTTAGGGGAATTTGCAATTGGATTAAATCCACATATTAATAACATCATGAACGATATCGGCTTTGATGAGAAAATCAACGGGAGTGTTCATTTTGCCTTAGGCGATGCTTATGAAGATGCCGATAATGGGAATAAGTCCAGTATTCATTGGGATATTGTTTTATTATTAAAACCTGAATTTGGCGGTGGCGAGATTTATTTTGACGATAGACTCATCAGTAAAGATGGACGCTTTGTCGTTGAGGAACTGTTAGGATTAAATCCTGAAGCACTGAGGTAA
- a CDS encoding RNA polymerase sigma factor, with translation MNVTRLVKKAKKGNKEALLQLIMEQKDDYYKLAYTYMGNQYDAMDAIEEMTVIVFEKINQLKKEERFYSWSKTILVNSCRSLLRRRKKVVLVEDWQQYTEEQVANAPSVNPYQSTDEHLDILQLLQLVNEDQAEAIKLKYLLDLDYESIAQLTNVSVGTVKSRVFQGLKKLRSFYGGENGE, from the coding sequence ATGAATGTGACACGACTAGTGAAGAAAGCGAAAAAAGGAAATAAAGAAGCATTACTTCAACTCATAATGGAACAAAAAGATGATTATTATAAACTAGCTTATACGTATATGGGGAATCAGTATGACGCCATGGATGCCATCGAAGAGATGACGGTCATTGTTTTTGAAAAAATCAATCAACTGAAAAAAGAAGAGCGGTTTTACAGCTGGAGTAAGACGATATTAGTAAATAGCTGTCGCTCACTATTACGGAGACGAAAGAAAGTAGTACTTGTAGAAGACTGGCAACAGTATACAGAAGAGCAAGTAGCAAATGCACCGAGTGTAAACCCATATCAATCTACTGACGAACATTTGGATATTTTGCAATTGCTTCAACTCGTGAACGAAGATCAAGCTGAAGCGATTAAATTAAAGTATTTACTCGATTTGGATTATGAGTCGATTGCACAGTTAACAAATGTGTCAGTTGGTACTGTAAAGTCAAGGGTCTTTCAAGGGTTAAAAAAGCTCAGAAGTTTTTATGGAGGTGAGAACGGTGAATAA